The following are from one region of the Denitrobacterium detoxificans genome:
- a CDS encoding MetQ/NlpA family ABC transporter substrate-binding protein, with product MAQEKKFKRLGAAIAVLSFAAVAAFGLASCAGSSQASTTDAQSEAGDCCGSGSEAGSTTITVAASPTPHAEILNDVVAPLLAKEGIELKVIEFNDYVQPNTATENKEVDANFFQHQPYLDSFNEENGTHLASVVAVHYEPFGLYAGKTASLADLPDGATVAIPNDTTNEARALLLLEQEGLIEVSDSAGITATPNDIVSNPKNLQFVELEAAQIPRSLQDVNIAAINANYAVEAGLTPSKDALALEDASGDAAKTYANVLVTKECCTNSESIQKLAAALTSQEVKDYIETHYQGAVEAIF from the coding sequence ATGGCACAGGAAAAGAAATTTAAACGTCTGGGGGCTGCTATTGCGGTGCTCTCCTTTGCGGCGGTAGCGGCATTTGGCCTTGCGAGCTGCGCTGGTTCCAGCCAGGCGAGCACGACGGACGCACAGAGCGAAGCGGGCGATTGCTGCGGATCGGGCTCTGAAGCGGGATCGACCACCATTACGGTTGCTGCAAGCCCCACGCCTCACGCCGAGATTCTCAATGACGTGGTTGCGCCCCTGCTGGCCAAGGAAGGCATCGAGCTGAAGGTTATCGAGTTTAACGATTACGTACAGCCCAACACGGCTACCGAAAACAAGGAAGTCGATGCGAACTTCTTCCAGCATCAGCCGTACCTCGATTCTTTCAACGAGGAAAATGGCACGCATCTCGCGAGCGTGGTTGCCGTTCACTACGAGCCCTTCGGCCTGTATGCTGGTAAAACCGCATCGCTTGCCGACCTGCCTGATGGCGCAACGGTTGCCATTCCCAACGACACTACCAACGAGGCCCGCGCCTTGCTGCTCCTCGAGCAGGAGGGCTTGATCGAAGTCAGCGATTCCGCTGGCATCACCGCAACGCCGAACGACATCGTATCTAACCCCAAGAACCTCCAGTTCGTTGAGCTCGAAGCGGCTCAAATCCCGCGATCCCTCCAGGATGTCAACATTGCGGCTATCAATGCAAACTACGCAGTTGAAGCGGGCCTTACTCCCTCCAAGGATGCTCTTGCTCTGGAAGATGCGAGCGGCGACGCTGCCAAGACCTACGCCAACGTTCTGGTGACCAAGGAATGCTGCACGAATAGCGAATCCATCCAGAAGCTGGCTGCGGCCCTCACTTCCCAGGAAGTAAAGGATTACATCGAAACGCACTATCAGGGCGCGGTCGAGGCAATCTTCTAA
- a CDS encoding DMT family transporter, with protein sequence MRNARIAIVLALLAAVFYAVSAPLSKILLEHVPSTFMASFLYMGAGVGVGVMYAFHWRREVPEERLTRGDFPYVVAMVVLDILAPILLMAGIAFGTASNASLLGNFEIVATTFIAFLAFREPVSKRLWVAIAFIVVASIVLSWGGNDALEFSPGSLLVLLATVCWGLENNCTRKIADRSTYQIVVLKGVFSGGGAFLVALVLGEALPSLAYVLPAMALGFVSYGLSIFVYIRAQRTLGAAKTSAYYAIAPFVGALLSLALLGEPLTPTFLVALAIMAAGAALVVVDTLAHSHAHEHSHVVVHMHDGTMHTHVITHAHGHVHYGLARVHGHHHSREELLGEGHVHG encoded by the coding sequence ATGAGGAATGCCCGCATTGCCATTGTGCTAGCCCTGCTTGCCGCGGTGTTCTATGCCGTGAGTGCTCCGCTATCGAAAATCCTGCTCGAGCACGTGCCCTCGACGTTTATGGCCTCGTTCCTGTATATGGGCGCTGGCGTTGGGGTGGGCGTTATGTACGCGTTCCATTGGCGGCGCGAAGTTCCCGAAGAGCGCCTGACCCGTGGCGATTTTCCCTACGTCGTGGCCATGGTCGTTCTTGATATTCTGGCCCCCATCTTGCTCATGGCGGGCATTGCGTTTGGTACGGCTTCGAATGCCTCGTTGCTGGGCAATTTCGAAATCGTAGCCACGACGTTCATTGCGTTCCTAGCGTTTCGCGAGCCCGTGTCGAAGCGACTCTGGGTGGCCATCGCGTTTATCGTGGTGGCGAGCATCGTGCTTTCCTGGGGTGGGAATGACGCGCTGGAGTTTTCGCCCGGGTCGTTGCTCGTGCTCCTTGCTACGGTGTGCTGGGGCTTGGAAAACAACTGCACGCGCAAAATTGCGGATCGTAGCACGTATCAGATCGTGGTGCTCAAGGGGGTCTTTTCCGGTGGGGGCGCCTTTCTGGTCGCCTTGGTGCTGGGCGAGGCGCTTCCCTCGCTTGCGTACGTGCTGCCGGCAATGGCGCTGGGCTTTGTGTCATATGGCCTGAGCATTTTCGTGTACATTCGCGCGCAACGCACTCTGGGGGCTGCGAAGACGAGCGCGTATTACGCCATCGCCCCCTTTGTGGGCGCGTTGCTTTCGCTTGCTCTGCTGGGCGAGCCCCTTACGCCAACGTTTCTCGTCGCGCTTGCCATCATGGCCGCGGGCGCTGCCCTTGTGGTGGTGGATACGCTGGCGCATTCTCACGCGCATGAGCATAGCCACGTAGTGGTGCACATGCACGATGGCACGATGCATACCCACGTGATCACCCACGCGCATGGACATGTTCACTATGGCCTTGCGCGTGTGCATGGCCATCATCACAGCAGGGAAGAGCTGCTTGGCGAAGGGCATGTGCATGGCTAG
- the cysK gene encoding cysteine synthase A, with the protein MTIHASVSELIGQTPLVELTHYEANHDLNARIVGKVEAFNPAGSVKDRIAKAMLDAAEEAGKLNSDTVIIEPTSGNTGIGLSALAAARGNRIIITMPETMSVERRNLMKTYGAELVLTKGADGMKGAIAKAKELAEEIENSLIPSQFTNPANPAIHKATTGPEIWGATEGKVDILVAGVGTGGTVSGTGAYLKEQNPNVKVVAVEPAGSPVLSEGHAGAHKIQGIGAGFVPETLDTAIYDEVIAIEDEEAFEAGRELAAKDGLLVGISSGAAVAAARKLAERPENAGKLIVAILPDTGERYLSTALFNF; encoded by the coding sequence ATGACCATTCACGCAAGCGTTTCCGAACTCATCGGCCAGACCCCTCTCGTAGAGCTTACTCACTACGAGGCAAACCACGATCTCAACGCACGTATCGTGGGCAAAGTAGAGGCCTTCAACCCCGCGGGCTCCGTTAAGGACCGCATCGCCAAGGCCATGCTCGACGCCGCCGAAGAGGCCGGCAAGCTGAATAGCGACACGGTTATCATTGAGCCTACCAGCGGCAACACCGGCATCGGCCTGTCCGCCCTGGCTGCCGCACGCGGCAATCGCATCATCATCACCATGCCCGAGACCATGTCGGTGGAGCGCCGCAATCTCATGAAGACCTACGGCGCCGAGCTGGTGCTCACCAAGGGTGCTGATGGCATGAAGGGCGCTATCGCCAAGGCGAAGGAGCTCGCCGAGGAAATCGAGAACTCCCTCATCCCCAGCCAGTTCACCAACCCCGCTAACCCCGCCATCCACAAGGCCACGACGGGCCCCGAAATCTGGGGAGCCACCGAGGGCAAGGTCGACATCCTCGTCGCCGGCGTGGGCACGGGCGGTACCGTTTCCGGTACGGGCGCATACCTGAAGGAGCAGAACCCCAACGTAAAGGTCGTCGCCGTAGAACCCGCGGGTTCCCCCGTCCTTTCCGAGGGCCATGCAGGCGCTCATAAGATCCAGGGCATTGGCGCGGGCTTCGTTCCCGAAACGCTTGATACTGCCATCTACGATGAGGTTATCGCCATCGAAGACGAAGAGGCCTTCGAGGCGGGCCGCGAACTGGCCGCCAAAGACGGCCTGCTCGTAGGCATTTCTTCCGGCGCAGCCGTGGCGGCCGCTCGCAAACTCGCGGAGCGCCCCGAAAACGCCGGAAAGCTCATCGTGGCCATTCTGCCTGACACGGGCGAACGCTACCTTTCCACCGCACTCTTCAACTTCTAG
- a CDS encoding methionine ABC transporter permease, translated as MDWLTSFFSQYGALLAQGTWDTIVMTVASCAFAYLIGLPMGVAFCVTAQNGLRPHRSVNAVLGCIINIGRSIPFIILLVAIIPFTRFVVGTSLGVPGAIVPLTLSAAPFVARIVEQSLAEVDASLIEAAQAFGASTFQIIVKVLLRESLPSLVRGVSITLVNLFGYSAIAGTVGAGGLGDIAIRYGYQRWQADVMVVAVVLCVVLVQIAQSAGDHLAKRIDHRKRA; from the coding sequence ATGGATTGGCTGACCAGCTTCTTTTCGCAATATGGCGCGCTACTTGCGCAGGGCACGTGGGACACGATTGTCATGACGGTCGCGTCATGCGCGTTTGCCTACCTCATCGGCCTGCCCATGGGCGTGGCGTTCTGCGTAACCGCGCAGAATGGCCTGCGTCCCCATCGCAGCGTGAATGCGGTCCTTGGTTGCATCATCAATATCGGCCGTTCGATTCCTTTCATTATCTTGCTGGTGGCCATCATTCCCTTCACGCGCTTCGTGGTGGGTACGTCCCTGGGTGTCCCGGGCGCAATCGTCCCGCTTACGCTTTCGGCGGCCCCCTTCGTGGCTCGCATCGTGGAGCAAAGCCTGGCCGAAGTCGACGCGAGCCTTATCGAGGCTGCTCAGGCGTTCGGGGCGAGTACGTTCCAGATTATCGTGAAGGTATTGCTGCGGGAATCGCTGCCTTCGTTGGTGCGCGGCGTGTCCATTACGCTGGTGAACCTGTTTGGCTATTCTGCAATTGCCGGCACGGTTGGTGCTGGTGGTTTGGGCGATATCGCCATTCGCTATGGCTATCAGCGATGGCAGGCGGACGTTATGGTCGTCGCAGTCGTGCTGTGCGTCGTGCTCGTGCAGATTGCGCAGTCGGCGGGCGATCATCTGGCCAAGCGCATCGATCACCGGA
- a CDS encoding class I SAM-dependent methyltransferase, producing MLEGTASVTAKLCSFVRAYHCGHDRQRVFDDFLARDLMGDADYREMQSLVQGEFSIDCPEEPCSAYDTCPAARYYLSPILLGRAAFAEDLLQQFAKSNGACQYVICGAGLDTFFLRNADSNIRVFEIDHPDTGNYKMDRLETLGWGIQANATFVSVDFNRESLRGRLLESGFDPSVPSFFALLGVTYYLDISVFERTCRDIAGLQCPGSVLCFDFPDQSSLTSGYSDRIERLAHFAEKLGEPMAGGYQLADVAALLKRCGMSIDTYLAPAAIQSKYFEGGSSNLKAYESIHFISTVKDGVRAYGMQ from the coding sequence ATGTTGGAGGGTACGGCCAGCGTTACAGCGAAGCTATGCTCATTCGTGCGTGCCTATCATTGTGGGCACGACAGGCAGCGCGTGTTCGATGATTTTCTCGCGCGCGACCTGATGGGCGATGCTGATTATCGCGAAATGCAAAGTCTCGTTCAGGGCGAGTTTTCAATCGATTGTCCCGAAGAGCCCTGTAGCGCGTACGATACCTGTCCGGCTGCTCGCTATTACCTTTCGCCCATTCTGCTGGGGCGTGCCGCGTTTGCGGAAGACCTGCTTCAGCAATTTGCCAAGTCGAACGGCGCGTGCCAGTACGTTATCTGCGGTGCGGGGCTTGATACGTTCTTCCTGCGCAACGCCGATAGCAATATCCGCGTGTTCGAAATCGACCATCCTGATACGGGTAATTACAAGATGGATCGTTTGGAAACGCTGGGATGGGGCATCCAGGCGAATGCAACGTTCGTCTCGGTTGACTTCAATAGGGAAAGCTTGAGGGGTCGCCTGCTCGAAAGCGGATTCGACCCTTCGGTTCCGTCGTTCTTTGCGTTGCTGGGCGTAACGTACTACCTGGACATTTCCGTGTTCGAGCGTACGTGTCGCGACATTGCGGGGCTGCAGTGCCCCGGCAGTGTACTCTGCTTCGACTTCCCCGATCAGAGTAGCCTCACGAGCGGGTATTCCGACCGCATCGAGCGACTGGCGCATTTCGCCGAAAAGCTGGGCGAGCCCATGGCGGGCGGCTACCAGCTGGCCGATGTGGCAGCGCTGCTGAAGCGATGCGGCATGAGCATCGATACCTATTTGGCCCCCGCTGCCATTCAGAGCAAGTATTTCGAGGGCGGATCCTCGAATCTGAAGGCATACGAGAGCATCCACTTCATTTCTACGGTTAAAGATGGCGTTCGCGCCTACGGTATGCAATAG
- a CDS encoding PLP-dependent cysteine synthase family protein produces MARFESTRQLIGNTPIVRLNNVDVPEGVQLYAKLELWNPSGSTKDRIGLAMLDNAEREGRIAPGAAIVEATAGNTGLGIAYAALNRGYKVILVIPTKFSLEKQVLCRALGAEIVSTPREEGMLGAEKRARELRDSIPGAISLEQFRNMSNPRAHYETTGPEIWRDMEGQIDYVVAGAGSGGTYSGVLRYLKEQNPNIKGVLADPIGSTIGGGEHGDYDIEGIGNDFVADTMDMSLVDEVVKVSDDDAFRATRILAAREGIFAGSSSGAALAASLAFAKRGVSGNIVTIFPDRGDRYFTSNLYAPFE; encoded by the coding sequence GTGGCTCGCTTCGAATCGACGCGCCAGCTTATTGGCAATACCCCTATCGTTCGACTGAACAACGTCGACGTCCCCGAAGGCGTCCAGCTCTATGCGAAGCTCGAGCTGTGGAACCCGAGCGGTTCCACGAAGGACCGCATTGGCTTGGCCATGCTGGACAATGCCGAGCGCGAGGGGCGCATTGCCCCTGGTGCGGCCATTGTGGAGGCCACGGCGGGCAACACCGGTCTGGGCATTGCGTATGCGGCGCTCAACCGCGGCTACAAGGTTATTCTGGTCATTCCCACGAAGTTCTCCCTGGAAAAGCAGGTGCTTTGCCGTGCGCTCGGTGCTGAAATCGTATCTACGCCGCGCGAAGAGGGCATGCTCGGCGCGGAAAAGCGCGCCCGCGAGCTGCGTGACAGCATCCCTGGGGCCATCTCGCTGGAGCAATTCCGCAACATGAGCAACCCCCGTGCGCACTACGAGACGACGGGCCCCGAGATCTGGCGCGACATGGAAGGCCAGATTGACTACGTCGTGGCTGGTGCGGGCAGCGGCGGCACGTATTCGGGCGTGCTGCGCTACCTGAAGGAGCAGAACCCGAACATTAAGGGCGTGCTGGCCGACCCCATTGGCTCCACGATTGGCGGCGGCGAGCATGGCGACTACGACATCGAGGGCATTGGCAACGACTTCGTGGCCGACACCATGGACATGAGCCTGGTCGACGAGGTGGTAAAGGTGTCGGACGACGATGCCTTCAGGGCTACGAGGATTCTGGCGGCTCGCGAGGGCATCTTCGCAGGGTCGTCCTCGGGCGCGGCGCTGGCTGCCTCTCTGGCATTCGCGAAGCGCGGCGTGTCGGGCAACATCGTTACGATCTTCCCCGACCGCGGCGATCGGTACTTCACCTCGAACTTGTACGCACCGTTCGAATAG
- a CDS encoding trans-sulfuration enzyme family protein, with translation MSAYEHFDSALIHGGAGFDDPTHSVNVPIYQTSTFGQHLPGDFYGYEYSRTGNPTRAALESLIAELEGGERGFAFASGMAALTAVLSLFKTGDKVITSSNVYGGTFRVLDKVFNNFGIDYVMVDTSDVAAVEEAIDERTVALLVETPANPLLTITDLRAIAQVAKKHGLLAIADNTFMTPYLQRPLEFGFDIVVHSATKYLGGHSDVVAGLAVVANAELGERIAFLQNSTGGVLGPFDSFLLQRGIKTLGVRMDRHVQNAQAVATFLQSHPGVRAVYYPGLEGHPGHDVNAAQAKNGGVMMSFELAEGADINAFFLGLDLVVLAESLGGVESLVCHPATMTHAAIPVEIRKKVGISDELIRLSVGIEDERDIIADLGRAIAAATGKEA, from the coding sequence ATGAGCGCATACGAACATTTTGATTCAGCGTTGATCCACGGTGGTGCCGGCTTCGACGACCCCACGCATTCGGTGAACGTGCCCATTTACCAGACGTCCACGTTCGGCCAGCACCTGCCGGGCGATTTCTACGGATACGAGTACTCGCGTACCGGCAATCCCACGCGCGCGGCGCTCGAGTCGCTGATTGCCGAGCTCGAGGGCGGCGAACGTGGCTTTGCTTTTGCCTCTGGCATGGCGGCCCTTACGGCCGTGCTGTCGCTGTTCAAGACGGGCGACAAGGTGATTACCTCGAGCAACGTGTATGGTGGCACGTTCCGCGTGCTCGATAAGGTGTTCAACAACTTCGGTATCGACTACGTTATGGTCGATACGTCGGACGTTGCGGCGGTGGAGGAGGCAATTGACGAGCGCACGGTGGCGCTGCTGGTAGAAACGCCCGCAAACCCTCTGCTCACCATTACCGATCTGCGTGCGATTGCCCAGGTGGCGAAGAAGCACGGTCTGCTGGCAATAGCGGACAACACCTTCATGACGCCGTACCTGCAGCGTCCGCTCGAGTTCGGGTTCGACATCGTCGTGCATTCCGCCACTAAGTACCTGGGCGGCCATAGCGACGTCGTGGCTGGTCTGGCGGTCGTCGCGAATGCCGAGCTGGGCGAGCGCATTGCGTTCCTGCAGAATTCCACGGGCGGCGTGCTGGGGCCCTTCGATTCCTTCCTGCTGCAGCGCGGCATCAAGACGCTGGGCGTGCGCATGGATAGGCATGTGCAGAATGCCCAGGCTGTGGCCACGTTCCTGCAGAGTCATCCGGGCGTTCGCGCGGTGTATTACCCGGGCTTGGAAGGTCATCCCGGTCATGACGTCAATGCGGCGCAAGCCAAGAACGGCGGCGTCATGATGTCGTTCGAGCTTGCGGAAGGCGCCGACATCAACGCGTTCTTCCTGGGCCTGGATCTGGTCGTGTTGGCGGAAAGCCTGGGCGGCGTCGAGTCACTCGTGTGCCATCCGGCTACGATGACCCATGCGGCAATCCCCGTCGAGATTCGCAAGAAGGTGGGCATTTCCGACGAGCTCATTCGCCTGTCGGTGGGCATCGAGGACGAGCGCGACATCATTGCCGACCTGGGTCGCGCCATTGCGGCGGCAACGGGGAAGGAGGCCTAA
- a CDS encoding DMSO/selenate family reductase complex B subunit, whose amino-acid sequence MTQYGFHFNAKRCTGCKTCQLACKDYKNLADDVSFRKVYEYGGGACTTNADGTVSPTTFTYYVSVSCQHCDNPACTKVCPTGAMHKDAETGLVSVDESKCIGCGYCHMACPYNAPKVDRSVDHSVKCDGCKDRVAEGKNPICVEACPLRALEFGPVSEISSDGDRADIAPLPRKSLTDPNLYIVEPNHAQPSDANNGLRSADGMVQNYLEVL is encoded by the coding sequence ATGACCCAGTACGGCTTTCATTTCAATGCCAAGCGCTGCACGGGTTGCAAGACCTGCCAGCTCGCTTGCAAGGACTACAAGAACCTGGCGGACGACGTATCCTTCCGCAAGGTGTACGAATACGGCGGAGGCGCTTGCACGACCAACGCTGATGGCACGGTAAGCCCCACCACGTTCACCTACTACGTGTCGGTTTCCTGCCAGCACTGCGACAACCCCGCTTGCACGAAGGTGTGCCCCACGGGCGCTATGCACAAGGATGCCGAGACCGGCCTGGTCTCCGTTGACGAGAGCAAGTGCATTGGTTGCGGTTACTGCCATATGGCCTGCCCCTACAACGCTCCCAAGGTGGATCGTTCCGTGGATCATTCGGTGAAGTGCGACGGCTGCAAGGACCGCGTGGCAGAGGGCAAGAACCCCATCTGCGTCGAGGCCTGCCCGCTGCGTGCCTTGGAGTTCGGCCCCGTCAGCGAGATTTCCTCCGACGGCGATCGCGCCGACATCGCGCCGCTGCCCCGCAAGTCCCTCACGGACCCCAACCTGTATATCGTCGAACCGAATCATGCGCAGCCTTCGGATGCCAACAACGGCCTGCGCAGTGCCGACGGCATGGTTCAGAACTACCTGGAGGTGCTCTAA
- a CDS encoding dimethyl sulfoxide reductase anchor subunit family protein, which translates to MNDFVSLGAQFAWNEVSLALFTALSPSGVFAAIIVVCWAMSGVLSEKQKRNIERKLYIPLAVSMVGLIASASHLGTPSNALYALTGVGRSPLSNEVVSGVVFLGLLGPFWYFTFNDAPCERLKRIWRILIVITGFVFVLFISLAYSVDSIPSWNVPLVPVAIWLNALVGGPLLALLTIGVAGGVRPELKRRAALLILVSAVAAACNVGVYALYGTQLQGVGNFTIMASDLVPFFWQAVCLFALFVAMGVFLAWAYLTRLQDKASSHAVFLAAAGCVLALSGIFLMRFVFYMLHLTYGLGL; encoded by the coding sequence GTGAATGACTTCGTATCGCTTGGCGCGCAATTCGCGTGGAACGAGGTATCGCTTGCGCTGTTCACGGCTCTGTCCCCCTCGGGCGTTTTCGCCGCCATCATCGTCGTTTGCTGGGCGATGAGCGGCGTGCTTTCGGAAAAGCAAAAGCGGAATATCGAGCGCAAGCTCTATATTCCGCTTGCTGTTTCCATGGTGGGGCTCATTGCCTCGGCTTCTCATTTGGGTACGCCCAGCAACGCACTCTATGCGCTGACGGGCGTAGGCCGTAGCCCCCTTTCCAACGAGGTCGTTTCCGGCGTGGTCTTCCTGGGCCTGCTTGGTCCGTTCTGGTACTTCACGTTCAACGATGCTCCATGCGAGCGTCTGAAGCGCATATGGCGCATTCTTATCGTGATCACGGGCTTCGTCTTCGTTCTCTTCATCTCCCTGGCCTATTCGGTCGATTCTATTCCTTCCTGGAATGTTCCCCTCGTGCCCGTTGCCATTTGGCTGAATGCCCTGGTAGGCGGTCCGTTGCTCGCATTGCTCACCATTGGCGTTGCGGGCGGCGTCCGTCCCGAGTTGAAGCGTCGTGCGGCGCTGCTGATCCTGGTTTCCGCCGTTGCCGCCGCGTGCAACGTGGGCGTGTACGCGCTGTATGGCACGCAGCTGCAAGGCGTTGGTAACTTCACCATCATGGCATCCGACCTAGTGCCGTTCTTCTGGCAAGCGGTGTGTCTGTTCGCCCTGTTTGTAGCCATGGGCGTGTTTCTTGCCTGGGCGTATCTGACGCGCTTGCAGGACAAGGCGTCGTCGCATGCCGTCTTTTTGGCGGCTGCGGGTTGCGTGCTTGCGCTATCCGGCATCTTTCTCATGCGTTTCGTTTTCTACATGCTGCACCTTACGTACGGTCTTGGGCTGTAG
- a CDS encoding dimethyl sulfoxide reductase anchor subunit family protein produces the protein MQTAISELPLALFTTFVLIGAGAFAFQSLVALVAAPEQGKDAKGLSAATLAPLALVVVGFICAFAHLANPLHAPFALMGVGSSPMSNEIAMGSLFTVVAIVFVILDAMGKLQGVARKVFNVALLVLGVLFALFTGLAYYVETIISWGMAYTVLETVGLSLFAGGVLGAFLMKHQSDEALSAGSARAIAFVFVIGGAVVALAALLLHASAVSGFETVLFSGAAIVSAATPAFACAVVCGVVAVVCACVGIAKDAKWALPAACVFALVAVFFARLAFYAIQLSVAL, from the coding sequence ATGCAAACGGCTATCTCTGAACTGCCTCTGGCGCTGTTCACCACGTTCGTGCTGATTGGCGCGGGTGCCTTCGCGTTCCAGTCCCTGGTTGCGCTGGTTGCCGCTCCCGAGCAGGGCAAGGACGCCAAGGGCCTCTCGGCTGCTACGCTTGCTCCGCTGGCTCTGGTTGTCGTTGGCTTCATCTGCGCTTTCGCGCATCTTGCCAACCCGCTGCATGCTCCGTTCGCCCTGATGGGCGTTGGCTCTTCGCCCATGTCCAACGAGATCGCCATGGGCAGTCTGTTCACCGTGGTGGCCATAGTCTTCGTGATCCTGGACGCCATGGGCAAGCTGCAGGGCGTCGCTCGTAAGGTGTTCAACGTGGCCCTGCTCGTGCTGGGCGTGCTGTTCGCCCTGTTCACGGGTCTTGCCTACTACGTGGAAACCATCATTTCCTGGGGCATGGCCTACACGGTGCTCGAAACGGTTGGCCTGTCGCTGTTCGCTGGCGGCGTGCTGGGCGCGTTCCTCATGAAGCACCAGAGCGACGAAGCTCTTTCTGCTGGCTCTGCTCGCGCCATTGCGTTCGTGTTCGTGATCGGCGGTGCCGTCGTTGCCCTCGCCGCGCTCTTGCTCCATGCATCTGCCGTGTCTGGCTTCGAGACCGTCCTCTTCTCGGGCGCTGCAATCGTGTCTGCTGCCACGCCGGCGTTTGCATGTGCTGTGGTGTGTGGCGTCGTTGCAGTGGTGTGCGCTTGCGTGGGAATTGCGAAGGATGCAAAATGGGCTCTCCCGGCAGCGTGCGTCTTCGCGCTCGTGGCCGTGTTCTTCGCCCGCCTCGCGTTCTACGCGATTCAGCTCTCCGTGGCGCTGTAA
- a CDS encoding methionine ABC transporter ATP-binding protein gives MIELRGVSKTYEARGESHTALSGINLTIEEGDIFGIIGESGAGKSTLVRCINLLERPTSGSVVVNGKDVTSFRGSDLQALRSQVGMIFQNFGLFQQRTALHNITFPLELRGVSKSDALARANELLSVVGLSDKGHRYPSELSGGQQQRVAIARALANEPRVILCDEATSALDSRTTVQILDLLRDINGRLGVTIVLITHSLQVAQHICNKVAVLDSGRVVEQGETAQVFEHPQSEVTRELLSHGTSMRRAQAADGQSGEVA, from the coding sequence ATGATCGAATTGCGTGGCGTGTCGAAGACGTACGAGGCGCGCGGAGAATCGCATACGGCGCTGAGCGGTATCAACCTAACGATAGAAGAGGGCGATATCTTCGGCATTATCGGCGAGTCCGGGGCGGGGAAGTCGACGCTCGTGCGCTGCATAAACTTGCTGGAGCGCCCCACGAGCGGAAGCGTCGTGGTGAATGGCAAGGACGTGACCTCGTTTCGGGGGTCCGACTTGCAGGCGCTTCGTTCGCAGGTGGGGATGATCTTTCAGAATTTCGGTTTGTTCCAGCAGCGTACGGCTCTGCATAACATCACGTTTCCCCTGGAATTACGCGGGGTCTCGAAGAGTGACGCCCTTGCGCGCGCGAATGAGCTGCTGAGCGTGGTGGGCCTTTCCGATAAGGGGCATCGTTATCCGAGCGAGCTTTCCGGTGGACAGCAGCAGCGCGTGGCCATCGCGCGTGCGTTGGCAAACGAGCCGCGCGTGATTTTGTGCGACGAGGCCACGAGCGCTCTCGACTCGCGAACCACCGTGCAGATTTTGGACCTGCTGCGCGATATCAATGGCCGACTGGGAGTGACCATCGTGCTCATTACGCATTCGCTGCAGGTGGCCCAGCATATTTGCAACAAGGTAGCTGTTCTCGATAGCGGTCGCGTCGTGGAGCAGGGCGAAACGGCGCAGGTATTCGAGCATCCCCAGAGTGAGGTAACGCGCGAGTTGCTGTCCCATGGAACGAGTATGCGGCGTGCTCAGGCGGCAGACGGCCAGAGTGGGGAGGTGGCCTAA